Proteins encoded in a region of the Anoxybacillus amylolyticus genome:
- the ureE gene encoding urease accessory protein UreE, with protein MIVEKIIGNIRTLDHFPPHTERVYMNSDDLVKRIQRVVTDHGTEIGIRLQEAKELTDGDILFMDEKNMIVVSVLPDDLLVIRPTSIKQMGEIAHQLGNRHLPAQFEGEEMLVQYDYLVEELLKQLHIPYQREKRKVKQAFRHIGHSHAG; from the coding sequence ATGATTGTTGAAAAAATTATTGGAAATATCCGAACATTAGATCATTTCCCGCCACACACGGAACGTGTATATATGAATAGTGATGATTTAGTGAAACGGATTCAACGAGTGGTGACGGATCATGGAACCGAAATAGGCATTCGTTTACAAGAGGCAAAGGAATTAACCGATGGCGATATTTTATTCATGGATGAGAAAAACATGATCGTTGTCAGCGTTCTTCCTGATGACTTGTTGGTCATTCGCCCGACATCGATCAAGCAGATGGGGGAAATTGCGCATCAGCTTGGGAACCGCCATTTGCCTGCACAATTCGAAGGAGAAGAAATGCTCGTTCAGTACGACTACCTAGTAGAGGAGCTTTTAAAACAGCTACATATTCCGTATCAACGGGAAAAGCGAAAAGTAAAGCAAGCATTTCGCCATATAGGACATAGCCATGCTGGATAA
- a CDS encoding urease accessory protein UreF, with protein sequence MLDKLLPLLQLCDSNFPSGAFSHSFGFETYIYNEKINNEKTFREALCAYIRTQLTYIDGLACRLTYDFLQKQSKDDVWRLNEILAALCLARETREGTRMIGERMWKLCREIYPFEIWNDDKEKRDYIHPAIVFAIVCDHLKIPKDITVLSYLYTSVQTLVQNAVRGIPLGQTDGQKLLVFVQPYLVEAVQTIDALTEEDLGAVTPGLEIAQMQHEQLSVRLFMS encoded by the coding sequence ATGCTGGATAAGCTATTGCCTTTATTGCAACTATGCGATTCCAATTTTCCTTCTGGAGCATTTTCGCACTCCTTTGGATTTGAAACGTACATTTACAACGAAAAAATCAACAACGAGAAAACGTTCCGTGAGGCGCTTTGTGCTTATATTCGAACGCAATTAACGTATATAGACGGCTTGGCATGCCGCTTAACGTATGATTTTTTACAGAAACAATCAAAAGACGATGTATGGCGGTTAAATGAAATATTGGCTGCGCTTTGTTTGGCGAGAGAAACGAGAGAAGGAACACGAATGATCGGGGAACGAATGTGGAAGCTTTGCCGTGAAATTTATCCTTTTGAGATATGGAACGATGATAAAGAAAAGCGAGATTACATTCATCCAGCCATTGTGTTTGCGATTGTATGTGATCATTTAAAAATCCCGAAAGATATAACGGTTTTATCGTATTTATATACATCTGTCCAAACGCTTGTTCAAAATGCGGTTCGCGGCATTCCGCTCGGTCAAACCGACGGGCAAAAGCTGCTCGTTTTTGTCCAACCTTATCTAGTTGAAGCGGTTCAAACCATTGATGCTTTAACCGAAGAAGATTTAGGGGCTGTAACGCCGGGGCTGGAAATTGCCCAAATGCAGCATGAGCAGCTTTCCGTCCGCTTATTTATGTCTTAA
- the ureG gene encoding urease accessory protein UreG yields the protein MEPVRIGIGGPVGAGKTMLVEKLTRAMHREFSIAVVTNDIYTKEDAQFLVKHSVLPEERIIGVETGGCPHTAIREDASMNFAAIDELKRRHPDVEIIFIESGGDNLAATFSPELVDFSIYVIDVAQGEKIPRKGGQGMIKSDLLVINKIDLAPYVGASLEVMERDAKAARGTKPVIFTNLKEEIGLDEVVEWMKKQVLLVGLEE from the coding sequence ATGGAACCAGTAAGAATTGGAATTGGAGGCCCGGTTGGTGCCGGAAAAACGATGCTTGTTGAAAAGCTGACGAGGGCGATGCATCGTGAGTTCAGCATCGCCGTTGTAACGAATGATATATACACAAAGGAAGATGCGCAGTTTTTAGTGAAACATAGCGTATTGCCGGAAGAGCGGATTATCGGGGTGGAAACAGGGGGATGCCCGCATACCGCCATTCGTGAAGATGCTTCGATGAATTTTGCGGCAATTGATGAGTTGAAAAGGCGACATCCGGATGTTGAGATTATTTTTATTGAGAGTGGCGGCGATAATTTGGCCGCTACGTTCAGCCCGGAGCTCGTTGACTTTTCGATTTATGTCATCGATGTGGCGCAAGGAGAAAAAATCCCGCGTAAAGGCGGACAAGGAATGATTAAATCCGATCTATTAGTGATTAATAAAATTGATCTTGCCCCTTATGTCGGGGCTAGTTTAGAAGTGATGGAAAGAGATGCAAAAGCGGCACGTGGAACGAAACCAGTTATTTTTACAAATTTGAAGGAAGAAATTGGATTGGATGAAGTGGTCGAATGGATGAAAAAACAAGTATTATTGGTAGGGTTAGAGGAATGA
- a CDS encoding urease accessory protein UreD — MDEKTSIIGRVRGMNWSGLLQCTAAEKNGRTIVSDCYYEGAFKLARPIYLHPSQPTIYLMHVGGGYVDGDRYKTEISLQKQARMIVTTQSATKIYKTVKTPVEQYTLFSLDDQSVLEFFPDPVIAYEKAKFYQETTVYMKESATFIYGDIITPGWSESGELFRYDWIRSKLKIYYEGHLKLFDHLYLEPSKGITDIFQMESYTYIGSLFVVSPLITKDVLKKI, encoded by the coding sequence ATGGATGAAAAAACAAGTATTATTGGTAGGGTTAGAGGAATGAACTGGTCGGGCTTGTTGCAATGTACGGCCGCGGAGAAAAATGGCCGTACGATTGTTTCTGATTGCTATTATGAAGGGGCTTTTAAGCTAGCCCGGCCCATCTATCTTCACCCTTCCCAGCCAACGATTTATTTGATGCATGTAGGAGGAGGGTATGTCGACGGAGACCGATATAAGACGGAGATCTCTTTGCAAAAACAAGCAAGGATGATTGTGACAACGCAGTCGGCAACGAAAATTTATAAGACGGTGAAGACGCCGGTAGAACAATATACATTGTTTTCCCTTGATGATCAAAGCGTGCTCGAATTTTTCCCTGATCCGGTTATCGCTTATGAAAAAGCGAAATTTTATCAAGAGACGACTGTGTATATGAAAGAAAGCGCGACGTTTATATATGGAGACATTATAACGCCTGGATGGTCAGAAAGCGGCGAGTTGTTTCGCTACGATTGGATTCGTTCGAAACTAAAGATCTATTATGAAGGTCATTTAAAGTTATTCGATCACCTTTATTTAGAACCAAGTAAAGGAATTACTGACATTTTTCAAATGGAAAGTTATACTTATATTGGATCTCTTTTTGTCGTTAGTCCTTTGATCACAAAGGATGTTCTTAAAAAAATTTGA
- a CDS encoding urease accessory protein UreH, with the protein MSTVWPTLFFGFVLGLKHATEPDHVIAVSTIASRTKKLSLSSLAGIFWGIGHTATLFVVGMIVIGLEQQIPETAAMWLELAVGVMIVVLGITSFRSSNVVSSQKEVSITHLHVKSTVIGIVHGLAGSAGMVLLTLTTVDTRLQAILFILIFGVGTIMGMMLFTTFLGLPFIWMKHKQMVYQFTIKAVSLISIAYGLYYIYHISSEIIV; encoded by the coding sequence GTGAGCACCGTATGGCCGACATTGTTTTTTGGATTTGTTTTAGGTCTCAAACATGCCACAGAGCCAGACCATGTCATTGCTGTATCAACGATTGCCAGTCGAACGAAGAAGCTTTCGCTTTCGTCGCTCGCAGGGATTTTTTGGGGAATTGGCCACACCGCAACATTATTTGTTGTGGGGATGATCGTGATCGGGCTGGAACAACAAATACCGGAAACCGCAGCGATGTGGCTGGAACTAGCGGTTGGAGTGATGATCGTCGTTTTAGGGATTACGAGTTTTCGGTCATCGAATGTTGTTTCTAGTCAAAAGGAAGTAAGCATAACCCATCTTCATGTGAAATCGACAGTGATTGGTATTGTTCACGGGTTAGCCGGCAGCGCCGGAATGGTGCTTTTGACGTTAACGACTGTCGATACACGGTTGCAAGCGATATTATTTATATTGATATTCGGCGTCGGAACGATTATGGGAATGATGTTATTTACGACATTTCTCGGTTTACCATTTATTTGGATGAAACATAAACAAATGGTTTACCAATTCACCATTAAAGCCGTTTCGTTGATTAGTATCGCATATGGTTTATATTACATATATCATATAAGTAGTGAAATCATTGTTTAA
- a CDS encoding sensor histidine kinase — translation MRKLSFKLGLLFFVFVLGIETVLFASLYVTLVNARINEEFEQLLARGNNHRDVLEKSYHPSTLEHVVMMESEAETDVVITDAKGKILYFSDHILPFAKKLIPSVDVRHIPHSGMVVQNNWKKESYIATASPIRMDGKTRGYVYMFQRTASIQNMIDKLKHHFLVVGILSVFLTIMTIAFLSRVITIPLIRMKQATEKLSKGDFSVRLQVKGEDELAQLGKAIQTLARDLEYLKKERNEFLASISHELRTPLTYVKGYADIARRPTIEEEERAKYLSIIYEEAEHMQKLVKDLFELAKMDQHSFQIQKEPTPLCLFLKKIYEKMYPAFQTKNMSLVYRCEENITVHIDQQRFEQVMMNLLDNALKYSHQGSTVSIDVRMEKKNVMIMISDEGIGIPEADLPYVFERFYRVDKSRSRTGGGTGLGLSIAKEIVEAHGGSISATSQFGKGTNMIITLPRGDDDVYDFIG, via the coding sequence GTGCGAAAACTTTCGTTTAAGCTAGGGCTATTGTTTTTTGTCTTTGTGCTAGGAATCGAAACGGTGTTATTTGCGTCGTTATATGTGACACTTGTGAACGCAAGAATCAATGAAGAATTTGAGCAGTTGCTGGCAAGAGGGAACAATCACCGCGATGTATTGGAAAAAAGCTATCACCCTTCTACGTTAGAACATGTCGTCATGATGGAGTCGGAAGCGGAGACGGATGTGGTCATTACAGATGCGAAAGGGAAGATTTTGTATTTTTCCGATCACATTTTGCCGTTTGCGAAAAAACTCATTCCGTCTGTCGATGTCCGCCACATTCCTCACAGCGGGATGGTCGTGCAAAACAACTGGAAAAAGGAGTCGTATATCGCCACCGCAAGCCCGATTCGGATGGACGGCAAGACAAGAGGATATGTATATATGTTTCAGCGGACGGCTTCCATTCAAAACATGATTGATAAGCTAAAACATCATTTTCTAGTCGTAGGCATTCTTTCCGTCTTTTTGACCATTATGACGATTGCTTTTTTATCAAGAGTCATTACGATTCCGCTCATTCGGATGAAACAAGCGACCGAAAAACTGAGCAAGGGGGACTTTTCTGTCCGCCTGCAAGTAAAAGGAGAAGATGAGTTGGCACAGTTAGGAAAAGCGATTCAAACATTGGCAAGGGATTTAGAATACTTAAAAAAAGAAAGAAACGAATTTCTCGCCAGTATTTCTCATGAGCTTCGTACTCCGCTCACGTACGTCAAAGGATATGCAGACATCGCGAGAAGGCCAACTATCGAGGAGGAAGAAAGAGCGAAATATTTGTCCATTATTTATGAAGAAGCAGAGCATATGCAAAAATTAGTGAAAGACTTGTTTGAGCTTGCGAAAATGGATCAACATTCGTTTCAAATCCAGAAAGAGCCAACTCCACTATGCCTTTTTTTGAAAAAAATATACGAGAAGATGTATCCTGCTTTTCAGACGAAAAATATGTCTCTTGTCTACCGCTGTGAGGAAAACATTACCGTCCATATCGATCAACAGCGGTTTGAACAAGTGATGATGAATCTTTTAGACAATGCGTTAAAATATTCTCATCAAGGTTCTACCGTTTCCATTGATGTAAGAATGGAGAAAAAGAACGTGATGATTATGATTTCCGACGAAGGAATAGGAATTCCTGAAGCAGATTTGCCTTATGTTTTTGAACGATTTTACAGGGTGGATAAATCACGGTCGCGAACAGGCGGGGGCACAGGGTTAGGTCTGTCGATTGCCAAAGAAATTGTCGAAGCGCACGGCGGTTCGATTTCCGCAACGAGCCAATTCGGAAAAGGGACAAACATGATCATTACATTGCCAAGGGGGGATGATGATGTATACGATTTTATTGGTTGA